The Mauremys reevesii isolate NIE-2019 unplaced genomic scaffold, ASM1616193v1 Contig1, whole genome shotgun sequence genome includes a region encoding these proteins:
- the NELFE gene encoding negative elongation factor E: MLVLPPALTEEEEALQKKFAKLKKKKKALLALKKQQSSTSQASQGGIKRSISDQPVVDTATATEQAKMLVKTGAISAIRAENKNCGFKRSRTLEGKLKDPEKGPAPTFQPFQRSLSADDECQESRRPQRKSLYESFVSSSERLRDPEKEPEDEREPEKEPERGEGLRTFEWDYDRDRSRERSRERDRERDRDRERDSSFRRSDSFPDRRAPRKGNTVYVYGTDMTQSLLRGAFSPFGTIIDLSMDNPRNCAFVTYEKMESADQAIAELNGAVVEDVQLKVSIARKQPMLDAATGKSVWGSLAVKNSAKGSHRDRRSQVVYNEDLF, from the exons ATGCTCGTCCTGCCCCCCGCCCTcaccgaggaggaggaggccctGCAGAAGAAGTTTGCGAAGCTGAAGAAGAAG AAAAAGGCTCTTCTGGCTCTAAAGAAGCAACAGAGTTCGACCAGCCAGGCCAGCCAGGGAGGCATTAAACGCT ccatctCGGACCAGCCGGTGGTGGACACGGCCACGGCCACGGAGCAGGCCAAGATGCTGGTGAAGACGGGAGCCATCAGCGCCATCAGGGCGGAGAACAAGAACTGCGGGTTCAAGCGCTCGCGGACGCTGGAGGGGAAGCTGAAg GACCCTGAGAAGGGACCAGCCCCCACCTTCCAGCCCTTCCAGCGCAGCCTATCGGCCGACGACGAATGCCAGGAG TCCCGGCGCCCCCAGCGGAAATCCCTCTACGAGAG CTTCGTGAGCTCCAGCGAGCGCCTGCGGGACCCCGAGAAGGAGCCGGAGGACGAGCGGGAGCCCGAGAAGGAGCCGGAGCGCGGCGAGGGGCTGCGCACCTTCGAGTGGGACTACGACCGCGACCGCAGCCGGGAGCGGAGCCGGGAGCGGGACCGCGAGAGGGACCGGGACCGCGAGCGGGACAGCAGCTTCCGCC GGTCGGACTCGTTCCCGGATCGCCGCGCCCCGCGCAAGGGGAACACAGTTTACGTGTACGGCACCGACATGACCCAGAGCCTCCTGCGCGGAGCCTTCTCCCCCTTCGGCACCATCATCGACCTCTCCATGGACAACCCCCGCAA CTGCGCCTTTGTCACCTATGAGAAGATGGAGTCAGCGGATCAGGCCATCGCTGAG ctCAACGGGGCCGTGGTCGAGGACGTGCAGCTGAAAGTCAGTATCGCCCGCAAGCAGCCCATGCTGGACGCCGCCACCGGGAAATCCGTCTGGGGATCGCTGG ccgtGAAGAACAGCGCGAAGGGCTCCCACCGGGACCGGCGCTCGCAGGTCGTCTACAACGAGGACCTGTTCTGA